Within the Deltaproteobacteria bacterium genome, the region CCGATGCCGTCCGCCAGCTCGCGGGCGCGCGCTCGGCGCGCTGCAGCTCCACCTTCTCCGCCATCGCCAGATCGCCGCGGGCGCGCGCGAGCTCAGCTTGCCGCTCCAGCCCGTCGGGACACGCCACCAGCTCCTTGATGAGCGCGTCGGACTCGGCCACGGCCTCGCGGCGGCGCGCGAGGTCATAGCGGAGCTCCACGCCATCGCAGTAGCCCGGGAAGCGCTCGATGGAACGCTTCGCCTCCTGGTCCGCGAGCGCGTCGAGGCCGCGGGCGAGCGCGAGCCGGCCGAGGTTCAGCGAGACCATCGCCGAGCGCGGCGCGGCGGCGTCGGCCTTCGACATCGCCACCTTCGCGTCGTCGAACTGCTCCGCGTCGCGAGCCTGGCCTGCGCGCAGCAGCCACGCGGCGGCGTCGGTGCCGTCCTGCTGCGTGGCGGCCTCGAGGTCGCGACCGGCGCGTCCCTTGGCGGTTCGATCGGGCAGGCTGTGGTCGCTGAGCGTGGCTTGCGCCCGCAGCTCCAGCATCGGCGCGGTCGCGGGGTACGGATCCACGCCGGCGAGCAGCGTCTTGCTGCCCTCGATGTCGCGCGTGAGCCCATCGCGCGCGGACAAGTAGGTGGCGGTGAGCTTGCCCACCTCGGGCGCGAGCTCGCCGAAGAGCTCGCGGGTGGTCACCGGCATCGGCTTGGTGCCGTCGTCCGCCACCACCGGCGCCGCGCCCGGCGGCGGTCCGCTCGCCGCGTGGAACTTGAAGTCCTCCGCGCCGCCGTCCGCGCGGAGCACGTATACCGAGACCTGTCCGCCGTCGGAGCGCGAGAGCTTGAGCATCAGCCGGTGCGCGCCCGGCGTGAGCGGCACCGACGCCGCGTGCTGCAGCCCCTCGAGGGACTCGGGCTGGCGGGTGATGAGCTTCTGCCCGTCGACCCAGAGCATGTGCGGCGCCGCGCCGACGGTCTCCACCACGTAGTCGCCGCCCTGCGCCGAGAAGTCGGACACGAAATAGAAGATGTCGCCGCGCTCGGGCTCGCCGGTGAGCCGCACGTCGCCCGTGGGATAGCGGATGGTGCGTGTGTGCACTTCGCCGACGGGCGTGGCGTACCTCTCGTCGAGCGCGTCCTTCTGCTCGGGCGGGAACACCTTCGCGAAGTCGAGGACGTGCAGCGCGCCCAGCGGCCCGGCCACTGCGTACTCGCCCACGGCGCCTGCCTCGGCGAAGCGCGCGGCCCAGCTCGCGTCGCCGCGGAGCTCCGCCGCCCGCGCGACCACCAACCGACACGAGAGCGCCACCGCCGGAGAGGCCTTGGTCTTCAAGATGCCCTGCGCGCCCTCGGCGAGCTGCGCGTCGAGCTGCGGCGACTGGCCCATGAGATCGAACATCACATGCGCGCCCACGCGCCCCAGCGGATCGTTCGCCCCCACCGTGGCCAGGCGGATGGCGAGCCTTCCGCGCGCGGCGAGGTCGAGGTCGCGCCGCGCCAGCTCTTGCTGGCCCGCGAGGCTGACCAGGTCGTCGGTGCTGTTGCCGAAGAGCTCGCGCGCCTGCGCGGCGTTGCCCTCGGCCAGGTAGCGATACCAACCCGCGAGCGCGCGCTCATGCGTGGTACCGCCGCCGGCCTTGACCGCCTCGAGGGCGTCGGCGACCGGGCCTTCGCCTGCGGTCTCGGTGGTGGTGCACGCAGCGATGACCAAAAGACACACGGCGAGCGCGCGATTGCGGGGCATGCGCGGGATGCTAGCCACGGTCCGCAGATGCGCCACGAGAATCGTATCGACCGGTTCTGGACCCAAACGTCAATGTTCTCGATCGCTTGGATCACATCGACTGAAATGTGATCATGCGAGCGTGGAAGCTCGCGGATCCTCCTGCGATTTTCCAAAGGTGGGGGTTTACAGACACGTAGCAATGTCCTACAGTGCGCGCCATTGATCACATTCCAATGTGAGCCGGGGGTGGGCGCGATGGCGAGCGACGGTCCGGAGAGCCTGCTCAAGAGCGCGCTGGAGAAGGTGGTCTTCTTCGAGTGTCGCATTGACCAGCTCGAGGCCGACCTCGCCGCCACTTCCGCCGAGCGCGACCGCCTCAAGGCCGAGCTCAGCCAGTTCGCTGCCCGCGAGCTCCACCTCAAGCAGGAGCTCACCGAGCTGCAGACGCGCTACCTGGGCGCGCGCCGCGAGCTCGAGGAAGAGCAGTCGCGCAACACCACGCTGCGCGCCGAGCGCGAGCGCTGGCTGACGACCATGGCCGAGGCCACGCGCATCCGCGAGGCCGGTGAAGGTCCGCAGGGCGAGATGGATCTCGCCGGCTTCATCGCCGAGCTGCGCGCGGAAGTCGAAGCGCTGCGCTCGGGGCAGAAGCTGGAGCGCGCGGTGCTTCCGGTCGCGCCGCCGCAGGACGCGGCGCAGCTCGCGGTGGGCATGGCGCAGGAGGGCCGCATCGGCTTCACCGAGCGCGATCGCAAGGAATTGGTGAGGACCGCGCGCTTTGAGACCCGCGCGGAAGAGACCGTGTTCGCGTTCTCGCTGCGCGAGCTCTCGTCGCCGCATGGCGATGGTCGCGCGCGCGCCGCCCAGCGCCTGGGTGCGCTCAAGTCGCGCGAGGCCGCCGCCGCGCTCGCCGCTGCACTGAACGCCGAGTCCGACGCGAGCGTGAAGCCCGCGCTCATCGAGGCCCTGGCCGCCACCGGCGGCGAAGAGGCGCTCCCGCTGCTCTCGCCGCACCTGCGCGATCGCCAGGTTCCCGTTCGCCTGGCTGCGCTCGAGGCCGCGGTGAAGCTCGGCGGCGCCAGCTGCACCCGCGAGATCGACCGCGCGCTCTCGGATGAGAGCCCGCGCGTGCGTCGCCGCGCGGCGCTGCTCGCTGGATCGTTTGGCCCGACTGCAGGCGCGCCGCTGCTCGCGCATGCGTCGGCAGATTCCGACGCGTCCGTTCGCCGCGTGGCCGCGCTCGCGCAGGCTGCGTTTGGCGGTGAGCTCGCACGCAAGGCGCTCCTCGGCGCGGCCGACGACGACGATCTCTCGGTGCGCCGCGCCGCCTGGCAGGCGCTCTCGCGGCTCTTCACCGAGCCGCTGCTCTCCGTCGCCGACGAGCCCTCGGTTCGCCGCCGCCGCGAGATTCGCCGCCTCGAGGCCACGCCGCTCAAGCCGCTCACGCTCGCTGAGTCCAAGCCGCTCGAAGCGGTCGCGCAGGCGGCGTTCACACCCGCGCCGGTCGTCGAGGAGGCGGTCGTCGAGCCCGAGCCTGCACCGGTCGTCGACGACGCCGCGCTCACCGAGCAGCTGCTGTCCGAGGTGGCGTCGAGCCTGCGCGGTCGGACGCTCGCCGAGCTGAACGCCATCGCTCCCGAGGCGGCGGTGGCCCGCGCGGCCGCCACGCTGCTCGGCGAAGGTCGGCTGGTGCGGCGCAACCAGAGGTTCTTCCTGGCGTGACCATTCCGAGCTCCCACGTTCCGCGCGATGATGCGCGCCTCGCTCCGGGCAGCCGGCCGTCTCGAGGTGCCCCGTGAGCGCAGGAGCCGAGGCGAACATGGAGCCCTTCGTCTACACCCCCAAGCGCGCCGCGCAGATCCTGGGCATCACCCAGGCCCAGCTCCAGCGCGAGGCCAAGCAGGCCGAGCTCACGCCGCAGCAGGTCCAGAAGCTGCGCGAGAAGCTGGGCAAGAGCCCCCACGACTTCGGCGGCTGCCGGCGTCAGCTCTTCTTGAACTTCAAGGGCGGCACGGGCAAGACCTCGCTGTCGACGAGCTACGCGTTCCGCTTGGCGGAGATGGGCTACGGCGTGCTGCTGGTGGATCTCGACTCGCAGGGCCACGCCACCAAGTGCCTGGGCCTCGAGGGCGAGAACCTCGACAAGACCCTCCTGCCCGTCTTCACCAAGAAGCTGCGCATCACCGACGTGATCATGCCCACCGGCGTGCCTCTCTTGGACCTGGTGCCGTCGAACCTGAGCATGAGCACCGTCGATCTCACGCTCATGCCCATGGCGGGCCGAGAGCTGAAGCTGCGCACCGCGCTGAAGGAGGTCGAGGACCGCTACGACTTCATCGTCCTCGACGCGCCGCCGTCGTTCGGCTTGCTCAACCTGAACGCGCTCATGGCCACCGACGACTTGTTCGTGCCGGTGCTCGCCGACTTCCTCTCCTTCCACGGGCTGAAGCTGCTCTTCGAGACCGTGCAGGGCCTTCAGGAAGACCTGGATCTGCAGCTCGCCAACGTCTTCATCGTGGTGAACGCATTTAACCAAACCTTTAAGATCGCTCGCGAGGCGCTCGAGGCGCTCAAGCAGCACTACCCCGAGTACCTGCTCAAGACGGTGGTGCGGCAGTGCACCAAGTTCGCCCAGGCCTCCAGCGAGGGGAAGCCGGTCTTCGCCTTCGACCCGGAGTGCAAGGGCGCCACCGACATCCAGGCGGTCATCGACGAGGCCATGGGCCGCGTGGCGGAGTCGGTGCAGTCGCGCCGCGCAGGTTCTTAACCAGAATTTGATGTAACCAGAATTTGAAGCTCGAGAGGGAGGGTTTCCAGTGAAGCGCGCATTCGACGAGAACGTCTCCAAGTCCAAGCCCAAGCTGCGGCTGGGCAAGGCCCTCGCGGGCGTGGTGGAGGCCGAGCCGGGCGAGCCGGTGGCGCTCACGCCGCCGCCCCCGCGCGCCACATTCGATGGCCTGCACGCCATCGCCGAGCGCGTGGCCAGCGAGTCCGTCCACGCCAACGAGCTCCACTTCGACGCCGCGCCCGTGGCGGAGATGAAGCCCGTCGCGCCCGTGGCCGTGGTCGAGGCACCCGTCGTCGCTGCGCCTGCGCCCGTCGTCGAGGCTCGCGCGGAGCCGGTCGCGCCGCCCGTCGTCGAGGAGCCCGTGCCGCCCAAGCCGGCCAAGGCGATCCACGTCGAGCCGCCCAAGGCCATTCACGTCGAGCCGCCGAAGGCCGAGGCCGTCGAGCCGCCCAAGGCCAAACGCGCGCCGGTGCAGCAGGCGATTCCCGTGGCCGCGCCGAAGGTGGAGAGCGCCGCCGAGCGCCGCGAAAAGCTCAAGGAGCGGCTCAAGCGCGCCACCGCGCCGGTGTCCGTGCGCGATCCGGCGCCCGCCAGCGCCGCCGAGGCCGAGGCCGCCGCGCTGTCGATGATTGGCCAGCTCCAGCACGCGCTGGAGCGCGCCGAGGCCGAGAACGACGCGCTGAAGAAGGACCTCGAGACCGCCCGCGCCCAGCTTTCGCGCGCCGCCGCCGAGGCCCGCGAGCGCACCGACGAGGCCCAGTCCCTCGCCGCCGAGGCCGGCAGCCGCAGCAAGCTCCTCGAGGAGCTCACGGGCGAGCTGGCCGCGCTCGAGGCCGAGCGCGACGACGCCCTGGCCCAGCTCTCCGGCGCCCGCGCCGAGGCCGAGAACCAGCAGAAGCGCGGCCTGGAGCTGGAGTCGCAGCTGCGCGCCAAGGAGAACGAGCTGCTCGAGGCCATCGCCG harbors:
- a CDS encoding HEAT repeat domain-containing protein, translated to MASDGPESLLKSALEKVVFFECRIDQLEADLAATSAERDRLKAELSQFAARELHLKQELTELQTRYLGARRELEEEQSRNTTLRAERERWLTTMAEATRIREAGEGPQGEMDLAGFIAELRAEVEALRSGQKLERAVLPVAPPQDAAQLAVGMAQEGRIGFTERDRKELVRTARFETRAEETVFAFSLRELSSPHGDGRARAAQRLGALKSREAAAALAAALNAESDASVKPALIEALAATGGEEALPLLSPHLRDRQVPVRLAALEAAVKLGGASCTREIDRALSDESPRVRRRAALLAGSFGPTAGAPLLAHASADSDASVRRVAALAQAAFGGELARKALLGAADDDDLSVRRAAWQALSRLFTEPLLSVADEPSVRRRREIRRLEATPLKPLTLAESKPLEAVAQAAFTPAPVVEEAVVEPEPAPVVDDAALTEQLLSEVASSLRGRTLAELNAIAPEAAVARAAATLLGEGRLVRRNQRFFLA
- a CDS encoding ParA family protein codes for the protein MEPFVYTPKRAAQILGITQAQLQREAKQAELTPQQVQKLREKLGKSPHDFGGCRRQLFLNFKGGTGKTSLSTSYAFRLAEMGYGVLLVDLDSQGHATKCLGLEGENLDKTLLPVFTKKLRITDVIMPTGVPLLDLVPSNLSMSTVDLTLMPMAGRELKLRTALKEVEDRYDFIVLDAPPSFGLLNLNALMATDDLFVPVLADFLSFHGLKLLFETVQGLQEDLDLQLANVFIVVNAFNQTFKIAREALEALKQHYPEYLLKTVVRQCTKFAQASSEGKPVFAFDPECKGATDIQAVIDEAMGRVAESVQSRRAGS